From Gemmatimonadaceae bacterium, a single genomic window includes:
- a CDS encoding citrate:proton symporter translates to MLTFLAYGLVVTFMTLIMTRRLSPLTALIVVPVVFGLLAGFAPELGAMMVAGVTKLAPTGVMLMFAILYFAIMLDAGLFEPFVSRLVALVHGDPVKVVVGSAVLALLVSLDGDGSTTYMITTAAMMPLYRSLRLRPAVLAGVTMLASGVMNLLPWGGPTARAASALAIDVGQVFTPMIPAMAVGVLGILFLAYRLGVAERVRLAAHAGAVDITTDEGGLAMDDEDRSHRRPDRLVVNALLTAVLLVALVMAVLPLPVLFMLGFAIALLLNYPSIAEQKALLTRHAANVLAVVGLIFAAGVFTGILSGTKMVDAIAESVVHLVPPALGPYLAIVTGVLSIPFTFFISNDAFYFGVLPVLAKAGATYGITAAEMARASLIGQPVHLLSPLVPSTFLLVGLVGIDFDQHQRFTLRFALIVSLVLLAAALLIGIVPFAGHAG, encoded by the coding sequence ATGCTGACCTTCCTGGCCTATGGCCTGGTCGTCACGTTCATGACGCTCATCATGACGCGACGCCTCTCGCCGCTCACGGCGTTGATTGTGGTGCCGGTCGTGTTCGGGCTCCTCGCTGGCTTTGCGCCCGAGCTCGGTGCGATGATGGTGGCCGGCGTGACCAAGCTCGCGCCCACCGGCGTCATGCTCATGTTCGCGATTCTGTATTTCGCGATCATGCTCGACGCCGGCCTCTTCGAACCGTTCGTCAGCCGGCTGGTGGCCCTCGTGCACGGCGACCCGGTCAAGGTCGTGGTCGGATCGGCCGTGCTGGCGCTGCTCGTCTCGCTCGACGGTGACGGCTCGACCACGTACATGATCACCACAGCGGCCATGATGCCGCTCTACCGTTCACTGCGGTTGCGCCCAGCGGTGCTCGCCGGCGTCACGATGCTCGCGAGCGGCGTCATGAACCTGCTCCCCTGGGGCGGCCCCACGGCCCGCGCCGCCAGTGCGCTGGCCATCGATGTGGGGCAGGTCTTCACGCCGATGATTCCGGCGATGGCAGTAGGGGTGCTGGGCATCCTGTTCCTCGCGTATCGACTGGGGGTCGCCGAGCGCGTGCGGCTCGCGGCGCACGCGGGCGCTGTGGATATCACCACCGACGAGGGCGGCCTCGCGATGGATGACGAAGACCGGTCGCATCGCCGCCCCGATCGCCTCGTGGTGAACGCGCTGCTCACCGCGGTCCTGCTGGTCGCGCTGGTGATGGCGGTGCTGCCGTTACCGGTGCTCTTCATGCTCGGCTTCGCGATCGCGTTGCTGCTCAACTATCCCTCGATCGCCGAACAGAAGGCGCTGCTCACACGCCACGCGGCCAACGTCCTGGCGGTGGTGGGGCTGATCTTTGCCGCCGGGGTATTCACCGGCATCCTGAGCGGCACCAAGATGGTGGACGCGATCGCCGAGAGCGTCGTGCATCTGGTGCCACCGGCCCTCGGGCCATACCTCGCGATCGTGACGGGTGTGCTCAGCATCCCATTCACGTTCTTCATCTCGAACGACGCGTTCTACTTTGGCGTGCTGCCGGTGCTGGCGAAGGCCGGTGCCACCTATGGCATCACGGCCGCCGAAATGGCCCGGGCCTCACTCATCGGTCAGCCGGTGCATCTCCTCAGCCCGCTCGTGCCGTCCACGTTTTTGCTGGTAGGGCTGGTGGGCATCGACTTCGATCAGCATCAGCGCTTTACGCTACGCTTCGCGCTCATCGTGTCGCTGGTGCTCCTCGCGGCGGCCTTGCTGATCGGTATCGTGCCGTTTGCGGGGCATGCCGGGTGA
- a CDS encoding CocE/NonD family hydrolase, whose protein sequence is MPETPRFPAAALLATCLLARAPLLPAQDAQYMPPKGWPSSPKQYDCQKTETDRLVVMRDGKRMATDLYRPVRNGVPLSEKLPVLLNRTPYNKESLTLQATFYCERGYVVALQDTRGRYKSEGEFSKVQPIDATDGYDTIEWLAKQPYANGKVGMFGTSFAAHEEAGAAQYRPPALASLLINMGGMSNGWDHGVRYRGTYEMGRQLTWAWSQLLADARTPDVKALLTKEKVEDWYGVQPFRRGLNPLSVAPQYEAWYLDFFEHADYDAFWKDPMLAWNEHYRETADVPMLHVGGWYDIFLAGTFENFSALRALKKTPQRILVGPWTHHGNTRPYAGDVAFGDSAAIPDFEADYTVRWFDYTLKDAKAGARDDAAVRLFVMGTGDGRKDANGRLMHGGYWRNANEWPLAGTKFQPWYFHADGSLSPRKPTAAASHTTYTFDPRHPVPTIGGGSSARLKDGAYNQREDPRFPPSQAPWLPLRTRSDVVVFQTEPLTEDMTIIGPITVTLYASASTVDADFTAKLVDVYPSSVDWPGGFDLNLTDAIIRGRYRATRERAVLLQPGKVYEFTIKPFPTANVFKKGHRIRVDISSSNFPRFDVNPNTGEPLGKNRRMIPTNIAVQHSAAYPSHIVLPLAPAR, encoded by the coding sequence ATGCCCGAGACACCGCGATTCCCGGCGGCCGCCCTGCTGGCCACCTGTCTGCTCGCCCGTGCGCCCCTGCTCCCGGCACAGGACGCCCAGTACATGCCGCCCAAGGGGTGGCCGTCCAGCCCCAAGCAGTACGACTGCCAGAAGACCGAAACCGACCGTCTCGTCGTCATGCGCGACGGGAAGCGGATGGCGACGGACCTGTATCGGCCGGTCCGGAACGGCGTGCCGCTTTCCGAGAAGCTGCCGGTCCTGCTCAACCGCACGCCGTACAACAAGGAATCGCTGACGCTGCAGGCCACCTTCTACTGCGAACGCGGCTACGTCGTCGCGCTGCAGGATACGCGCGGCCGATACAAATCGGAGGGCGAGTTCAGCAAGGTGCAGCCGATCGATGCGACCGATGGCTACGACACCATCGAGTGGCTCGCGAAGCAGCCCTATGCGAACGGTAAGGTGGGGATGTTCGGCACATCGTTCGCCGCGCATGAAGAAGCCGGCGCGGCCCAGTATCGGCCGCCCGCGCTTGCCTCGCTGCTGATCAACATGGGCGGCATGTCGAATGGCTGGGATCATGGCGTGCGCTATCGTGGCACCTACGAAATGGGGCGCCAGCTCACATGGGCCTGGAGCCAGTTGCTCGCCGATGCGCGCACGCCCGACGTGAAGGCGTTGCTCACGAAGGAGAAGGTGGAGGACTGGTACGGCGTGCAGCCGTTCCGTCGCGGCCTCAACCCGCTCTCCGTTGCTCCACAGTACGAGGCGTGGTACCTCGACTTCTTCGAACACGCCGACTACGACGCGTTCTGGAAGGATCCGATGCTCGCGTGGAACGAGCATTACCGTGAGACCGCCGATGTCCCCATGCTGCATGTGGGCGGCTGGTACGACATCTTCCTCGCCGGCACCTTCGAAAACTTCAGCGCGCTGCGCGCACTCAAGAAGACGCCGCAACGCATTCTGGTGGGGCCGTGGACGCACCACGGCAACACGCGCCCCTACGCCGGCGATGTCGCGTTCGGCGACAGCGCGGCGATCCCGGATTTCGAAGCCGACTACACCGTCCGCTGGTTCGACTACACGCTCAAGGACGCCAAGGCCGGCGCCCGCGACGACGCGGCGGTGCGTCTCTTCGTGATGGGCACCGGCGACGGCCGCAAGGATGCGAACGGCCGACTCATGCACGGCGGCTACTGGCGTAATGCGAATGAGTGGCCCCTGGCCGGCACGAAGTTCCAGCCGTGGTACTTCCACGCCGACGGCTCCCTGTCACCCCGGAAGCCCACCGCGGCGGCGTCGCACACCACCTACACCTTCGACCCGCGCCATCCGGTCCCCACCATCGGCGGCGGATCATCGGCGCGTCTCAAGGACGGCGCCTACAACCAGCGCGAGGATCCGCGCTTCCCGCCCTCGCAGGCGCCGTGGCTGCCGCTCCGCACCCGCTCGGATGTGGTGGTCTTCCAGACCGAGCCGCTCACCGAGGACATGACGATCATCGGCCCGATCACGGTGACGCTCTACGCCTCCGCCAGCACGGTCGATGCCGACTTCACCGCCAAGCTCGTGGACGTGTATCCGTCGAGTGTCGATTGGCCTGGTGGATTCGATCTCAATCTCACCGACGCCATCATCCGCGGTCGCTATCGGGCCACGCGCGAACGCGCCGTGCTGCTCCAGCCGGGCAAGGTGTACGAGTTCACGATCAAGCCGTTCCCCACGGCCAACGTCTTCAAGAAGGGGCACCGCATCCGGGTGGATATCTCGAGCAGCAACTTCCCGCGCTTTGATGTCAATCCGAACACCGGCGAACCATTGGGCAAGAACCGCCGCATGATCCCGACGAACATCGCCGTGCAGCATTCGGCGGCGTATCCGTCGCACATCGTGCTGCCGCTCGCACCGGCCCGCTGA
- a CDS encoding carboxypeptidase-like regulatory domain-containing protein, which yields MRSPRPAGAAVGRLAFALVTSAVVTGTLLTSARPLAAQSPVPAGRRQMVGYVRDAKGGPIEGVTVEVHGQKVLTDLRGAFALLTKQLDTASISIKRVGFEPIDAFITARDGMWDTVVVQLESSINTLAEVTVTDEYSTRAGGIRGFEERRRLKLGQYLTRADIAERGEQKLSEVLRTRKGVQVVRGRVRFAAFTGSRGGQCQPNVYLDGARAPGMEVDEILANTVQAIELYPYLSTLPIEFQTIGAQTTPCGTIVIWTRVPNSKSK from the coding sequence ATGAGGTCCCCCCGCCCCGCCGGTGCCGCCGTTGGCCGCCTCGCGTTCGCCCTCGTGACGAGCGCGGTGGTCACCGGCACGCTGTTGACCAGCGCCCGGCCGCTGGCCGCGCAATCACCGGTACCGGCCGGCCGCCGGCAGATGGTCGGCTATGTCCGCGATGCCAAAGGTGGCCCCATCGAAGGGGTGACGGTGGAGGTGCACGGCCAGAAAGTCCTCACCGATCTGCGCGGCGCCTTTGCGCTGCTCACCAAGCAGCTCGACACGGCCAGCATCAGCATCAAGCGCGTGGGCTTCGAGCCAATCGACGCGTTCATCACCGCGCGCGACGGCATGTGGGACACCGTGGTGGTGCAGCTCGAGTCGTCGATCAACACGCTCGCCGAGGTGACCGTGACCGACGAGTACAGCACGCGCGCCGGCGGCATTCGCGGCTTCGAGGAGCGGCGGCGGCTCAAGCTGGGGCAGTACCTCACGCGCGCGGACATTGCCGAACGCGGCGAACAGAAGCTGAGCGAGGTGCTGCGCACCCGCAAAGGCGTGCAGGTGGTGCGCGGGCGCGTGCGCTTCGCCGCCTTCACCGGGTCGCGCGGCGGGCAGTGCCAGCCCAACGTCTATCTCGATGGCGCGCGCGCACCCGGCATGGAAGTGGACGAGATTCTCGCCAACACCGTGCAGGCGATCGAACTCTATCCGTACCTGTCGACGCTTCCGATCGAGTTCCAGACCATTGGCGCGCAGACCACGCCCTGCGGCACGATCGTGATCTGGACGCGCGTGCCCAACTCGAAGAGCAAGTAA
- a CDS encoding FG-GAP-like repeat-containing protein: MRNLSRAVRLAALATAVLTTACRGRKDGEWTTEGAARWQPLTVAKGKPGFTAMAPRSTGIRFQNTASEKILLNNRQLGQGGGVSLGDVDGDGLPDVFLARTDGCSALYRNTGNWSFEDITKFARVGACDRHATGSAFADIDGDGDLDLIVVATTGPNAIYVNDGQGRFTEHRDFGIDTVGRGATTITMADVKGDGRLSLFIANYKPYNVDDTIPPQQRAFSQMVREIAPKQYEIVQDHRKDYKLVQRADMGGLRMTQRAEPDEFYENDGTGHFTRVPMASARFRTPSGAPNTEEFESFGLSARFADFNGDGAPDLYVANDFEDLDQLWWNDGAGNFQLADWRALRQMSNSSMGNDIADINGDGRFDLFVTDMLANDPTRLKTQLPTHTALPKKVGEMELPLQQQRNSLFLNRGDGTFAELAHAAGVAASGWSWGTLFLDVDLDGWPDLLVANGHLWDVMDADVQEKLQNRLTDVPYQRIRWQFPRLALRNVAFRNNGDLTFADASSAWRFGTDADISHGMASADLDGDGDLDVVINRLDAPALVLRNDATAPRLAVRLVGDAPNTRAVGARLTLRVNGLPVQTREISVGGLYLSHSDYTQSFAMGAGSEGTLEIQWRDGRRTVVEHVKPNRLYEVTQKGAPPAAAARVAEQVPADSVLFEDATAQLGGHVHTENGFDDWDRQFLLVNALSQLGPGVSWHDIDRDGDDDLIVGTGKGGHVGIFRNDKGRLAPMPPSGPVANADYTSVLAMTERGRTSLLAGVATWEFRDEALMRAQPAAVRLDVSGGRLSTNAAPAVGSHASSTGPLALGDVDGDGALDLFVGSRAVPMAYPVPASSGLFRNVNGAFVVDTTNMPVLREIGLVSSALFADVNGDGADDLVLARDWGSLVLLLNDGHGRLTPAPSAWGLEAYTSEWNGLASGDLDGDGRLDLVATSWGRNTSFHVSEQAPLSVTFGPFGAGGEIELLLAQQDGASALRPLASWARVRMAVKGATDRITSFAAYATATVPTVLGPDAANTRALSIRSLDHLLFLNRGDHFEARPLPAEAQWAPSFTPAIADFDGDGAEDLFLSQNFFPTVVGVPRHDEGRSLLLRGDGKGGLLPMAGQRSGLVVYGDQRGAAYTDMNGDGRLDLAVSQNGAATRFFLNRGARPGLRVRVQGPASNPDGIGTQLRVVYGDMQGPVREVQASSGFLSQNGAVQLFGLTRTPTAVWVRFPGGKTTTVPVAAEQREVVVRY, translated from the coding sequence GTGAGGAACCTGTCTCGCGCGGTACGGCTCGCCGCGTTGGCGACGGCCGTGCTCACCACCGCTTGCCGTGGCCGCAAGGATGGCGAGTGGACCACCGAAGGCGCCGCGCGGTGGCAGCCGCTCACCGTGGCCAAGGGCAAGCCGGGCTTCACCGCCATGGCGCCCCGCAGCACGGGGATTCGCTTTCAGAACACCGCGAGCGAAAAGATTCTGCTCAACAACCGCCAGCTCGGCCAGGGCGGCGGCGTCTCGCTGGGTGATGTGGATGGCGACGGGCTGCCCGATGTCTTTCTCGCCCGCACTGACGGCTGCAGCGCGCTCTATCGCAACACCGGCAACTGGAGCTTCGAGGACATCACGAAGTTCGCACGCGTGGGCGCCTGTGACCGCCACGCGACCGGCTCGGCGTTTGCCGATATCGACGGAGATGGTGATCTCGACCTGATCGTGGTGGCCACCACCGGCCCGAACGCGATCTATGTGAACGATGGTCAGGGGCGCTTTACCGAGCACCGCGATTTCGGGATCGATACCGTGGGGCGCGGGGCGACGACGATCACCATGGCCGACGTGAAGGGGGATGGACGGCTGTCGCTGTTCATCGCGAACTACAAGCCGTACAACGTCGACGATACGATTCCGCCGCAGCAGCGCGCGTTCAGTCAGATGGTGCGCGAGATCGCGCCCAAGCAGTACGAGATTGTGCAGGATCATCGCAAGGACTACAAGCTCGTGCAGCGCGCCGACATGGGCGGCCTGCGCATGACACAGCGCGCCGAGCCCGACGAGTTCTACGAGAACGATGGCACCGGGCACTTCACCCGGGTGCCGATGGCGTCGGCCCGCTTTCGCACGCCGAGTGGTGCGCCCAATACCGAGGAGTTCGAATCGTTCGGCTTGTCGGCCCGCTTTGCCGATTTCAACGGCGACGGCGCGCCCGATCTCTACGTGGCCAACGACTTCGAAGATCTCGATCAGCTCTGGTGGAACGACGGCGCCGGCAACTTCCAGCTGGCCGACTGGCGCGCGCTGCGGCAGATGAGCAACTCGTCGATGGGGAACGATATCGCCGACATCAACGGCGACGGGCGCTTCGATCTGTTCGTGACCGACATGCTGGCGAACGATCCGACGCGGCTCAAGACCCAGCTCCCCACGCACACCGCCCTTCCCAAAAAGGTCGGCGAGATGGAGCTGCCGCTGCAGCAGCAGCGCAATTCGCTCTTTCTCAATCGCGGCGACGGCACCTTCGCGGAGCTTGCGCACGCGGCCGGTGTGGCGGCGAGCGGCTGGAGCTGGGGCACCCTCTTTCTGGATGTCGATCTCGATGGGTGGCCGGATCTCCTGGTGGCCAATGGGCACCTGTGGGATGTGATGGATGCCGATGTGCAGGAGAAGCTGCAGAACCGTCTCACGGATGTGCCGTATCAGCGCATCCGCTGGCAGTTCCCGCGCCTCGCGCTGCGCAATGTGGCGTTCCGCAACAACGGCGATCTCACCTTTGCCGACGCCAGCAGCGCGTGGCGCTTCGGCACCGACGCCGACATCTCGCACGGCATGGCCAGCGCCGATCTCGATGGTGACGGTGATCTCGACGTGGTAATCAATCGGCTCGATGCCCCAGCGCTGGTGCTGCGCAACGATGCCACGGCGCCGCGTCTCGCGGTGCGCCTCGTGGGTGACGCGCCCAACACCAGGGCCGTGGGTGCGCGCCTCACCCTGCGCGTGAACGGCCTGCCGGTGCAGACGCGCGAAATCAGTGTGGGCGGGCTCTATCTCTCGCACAGCGACTACACGCAGAGCTTTGCGATGGGCGCCGGCAGCGAGGGCACGCTTGAGATTCAGTGGCGTGACGGGCGGCGCACGGTGGTCGAGCATGTGAAGCCGAACCGCTTGTATGAAGTCACCCAGAAGGGTGCGCCACCGGCGGCCGCGGCGCGCGTGGCCGAGCAGGTACCCGCCGATTCGGTGCTCTTCGAGGACGCCACCGCGCAGTTGGGTGGGCATGTCCACACCGAGAACGGGTTCGACGACTGGGATCGACAGTTCCTGCTCGTGAACGCGCTGTCGCAGCTCGGTCCCGGCGTGTCGTGGCATGACATTGACCGCGACGGCGACGACGACCTCATCGTGGGCACCGGGAAGGGCGGGCACGTTGGGATCTTCCGCAACGACAAGGGGCGCCTCGCGCCGATGCCGCCGAGTGGACCGGTCGCGAATGCCGACTATACCAGCGTGCTGGCGATGACCGAGCGTGGGCGCACATCGCTCCTGGCGGGTGTGGCCACGTGGGAGTTCCGCGATGAGGCGCTGATGCGCGCGCAGCCGGCGGCGGTGCGCCTCGATGTCTCCGGCGGGCGGCTCTCGACCAACGCCGCACCCGCTGTCGGGTCACACGCGTCCAGTACGGGTCCGCTCGCGCTGGGCGATGTCGATGGCGATGGCGCGCTCGATCTCTTTGTGGGCTCGCGAGCCGTACCGATGGCGTATCCGGTGCCGGCCTCGTCGGGTCTCTTCCGCAACGTGAATGGCGCGTTCGTGGTGGACACCACCAACATGCCGGTGCTGCGCGAGATCGGTCTCGTGTCGAGTGCGCTCTTCGCGGATGTGAACGGCGATGGCGCCGATGATCTGGTGCTCGCGCGCGATTGGGGGAGCCTGGTGCTGTTGCTCAACGACGGCCATGGTCGGCTCACGCCCGCGCCCAGTGCATGGGGGCTCGAGGCGTACACGAGCGAATGGAACGGTCTCGCCAGCGGCGACCTGGATGGCGACGGCCGCCTCGATCTGGTGGCCACGAGCTGGGGGCGCAACACGAGCTTTCACGTGAGCGAGCAGGCGCCGCTGAGTGTGACGTTCGGGCCGTTCGGCGCCGGTGGGGAGATCGAGTTACTGCTGGCCCAGCAGGACGGGGCCAGTGCGCTGCGCCCGCTGGCGAGCTGGGCGCGGGTTCGGATGGCGGTGAAGGGGGCGACCGATCGGATCACGAGCTTTGCGGCCTATGCGACGGCGACCGTGCCAACGGTGCTCGGGCCCGACGCGGCGAACACGCGCGCACTCAGCATTCGCTCGCTCGATCATCTGCTGTTCCTCAATCGCGGCGATCACTTCGAAGCGCGGCCGTTGCCGGCGGAGGCGCAGTGGGCGCCGTCGTTCACGCCAGCCATTGCCGACTTCGATGGGGACGGCGCCGAAGATCTGTTCCTGTCGCAGAACTTCTTCCCCACGGTGGTGGGCGTGCCGCGCCACGACGAAGGGCGCAGCCTGCTGTTGCGCGGCGATGGCAAGGGCGGCCTGCTCCCGATGGCCGGTCAGCGCTCGGGACTCGTCGTGTATGGCGACCAGCGCGGCGCGGCCTACACCGATATGAACGGCGACGGACGGCTCGATCTGGCCGTGTCGCAGAATGGTGCGGCGACGCGCTTCTTCCTCAATCGCGGTGCCAGGCCCGGGTTGCGGGTACGCGTGCAGGGGCCGGCGAGCAATCCGGATGGCATCGGCACGCAGCTGCGTGTGGTGTATGGCGACATGCAGGGGCCGGTGCGCGAGGTGCAGGCGTCGTCGGGCTTCCTGTCGCAGAACGGCGCCGTGCAGCTCTTCGGTCTCACGCGCACACCGACCGCGGTGTGGGTGCGCTTCCCGGGAGGCAAGACGACCACCGTGCCGGTCGCCGCGGAGCAGCGCGAGGTGGTGGTGCGGTACTGA
- a CDS encoding vanadium-dependent haloperoxidase, with product MFAPLVAPRRLVATLAACAAPFWLASCRPATPDLDPRMVSEWVHALYGTIRVERLSPPVASRLAAYASMALYAGTAAAHPALTPLHTVVTGLAPLPAPAAPGDVDPTLVAVAAERMVLDSLLREALPTTRTALRRLADSLRTARTAQGVSDAIAARSDSLGRAIGGALVAYSRTDHFSETRTMVYAPATGDSLWINDAPATLYATTQTSAVSEVIQLDNPANQQRTANTSDRSLILSRPKTVGGKTLPAANIAGITEPFWGQLRSFVNTDTGTCPSGPAPDYGTDSTARLYWENANTYRITQARTPEQKEIAYYWADNAGETGTPVGHWLSIAAQMISERHLDGDAAVRLVMGTALAQADAFIAAWRVKFATMTLRPRTFIRRHIDPTWEPLIPTPPFPEFPSGHSTQSGAASAAITALIGAGPFSDSTSISIGHAVRHFPSFLAASEEAGQSRIYAGLHYAWSNEAGLRMGRCIGAAVAARLGAKAAP from the coding sequence ATGTTCGCTCCCCTCGTTGCCCCCCGTCGCCTCGTGGCGACGCTGGCGGCGTGCGCGGCCCCGTTCTGGCTGGCCAGCTGCCGCCCCGCGACCCCCGATCTGGACCCCCGCATGGTGTCGGAGTGGGTCCACGCCCTGTACGGTACCATCCGCGTGGAACGCCTTTCGCCGCCGGTGGCCTCGCGCCTCGCGGCGTACGCCAGCATGGCCCTGTACGCCGGCACGGCGGCGGCCCATCCGGCGCTCACCCCGCTGCACACGGTGGTGACGGGGCTCGCGCCGCTCCCGGCGCCGGCGGCCCCAGGCGATGTCGACCCCACGCTGGTGGCGGTGGCCGCCGAGCGGATGGTTCTGGATTCCCTGCTGCGGGAAGCACTCCCCACCACGCGCACGGCCCTCAGGCGCCTGGCGGACTCGCTGCGGACCGCGCGCACTGCCCAAGGGGTGAGCGACGCGATTGCGGCCCGGTCCGATTCGCTTGGGCGGGCCATTGGGGGGGCGCTCGTGGCGTACAGCCGCACCGATCACTTCTCCGAGACGCGGACGATGGTCTATGCACCGGCCACCGGGGATTCGCTCTGGATCAACGATGCGCCGGCGACGCTCTATGCCACCACGCAGACGTCGGCGGTGAGTGAAGTCATCCAGCTCGACAACCCGGCCAACCAGCAGCGCACCGCCAACACCAGCGACCGCAGCCTCATCCTGAGCCGGCCGAAGACCGTGGGCGGGAAGACGCTGCCGGCCGCGAACATCGCCGGCATCACCGAGCCCTTCTGGGGGCAGCTCCGCAGCTTCGTGAATACCGACACGGGGACCTGCCCGAGTGGGCCGGCTCCCGATTACGGCACCGACAGCACCGCGCGCCTCTACTGGGAGAACGCGAACACCTATCGCATCACGCAGGCGCGTACGCCGGAACAGAAGGAGATCGCGTACTACTGGGCCGACAATGCCGGTGAGACGGGCACCCCCGTGGGGCACTGGCTGTCGATCGCCGCGCAGATGATCAGTGAACGGCATCTCGACGGGGATGCGGCGGTGCGGCTCGTGATGGGCACGGCGCTCGCGCAGGCCGACGCCTTCATCGCTGCGTGGCGCGTGAAGTTCGCCACCATGACGCTCCGGCCGCGCACCTTCATTCGTCGGCATATCGATCCGACGTGGGAGCCGCTCATCCCCACGCCGCCATTCCCCGAATTTCCCTCCGGCCACTCCACGCAATCCGGCGCGGCCTCGGCGGCGATCACCGCCCTCATTGGCGCCGGCCCCTTCAGCGACAGCACGAGCATTTCGATCGGGCACGCGGTGCGCCACTTCCCGAGCTTCCTCGCGGCGAGTGAAGAGGCCGGGCAGTCGCGCATTTACGCCGGGCTGCATTACGCGTGGAGCAACGAAGCCGGTCTCCGCATGGGGCGCTGCATCGGCGCGGCCGTGGCCGCCCGCCTGGGCGCGAAGGCTGCCCCGTGA